The window TTGAGTTGTAAAATGTTTATATTTGGTGCAACCCAATTCAAactcccctttcttgtgtttttcgcCCCTTCATTTTATATCTAAATGCTACAAGACCTGACATTACATTATGCACTTAACAATTAAGTCAGTTCCTATTTGCACATATCATAAATCATTTTAATCCTGCCGCTCGAGTTCTCAAATACTTGAAAATCTATCCCGCTAGTggcatattattttaaaaaaattcaagaatcCAAATGCAAGGATATTCTGATGCACATTGGACTAGATGTCTAAATTTAAGATGGTCAATCTCATAAAAATGTTTCTTCTCAGTCATGTCACTTATATCATGGAGAACCAAAAACATGAGATCTTTAGAGGCAGAGCATTCGCAATTACAACATGTGATCTTCAATGATCGCTCTTCTCTTCTTAAAGATCTACAAGTTAGAAGCATTCAGTCACATGTTCTATATTACGACAACTAAAGCCCAATTCAACCTTTACATACATTTCTATCCAAGTTGAAGATAATAgatatttgttagaacaagatttgttctgatcaatattcttagttttgatgataacaatgtatatgaattttgtatgagataatgtggttctctaatcctatgcaatttccatttcaggaatcacataaagagtatgaacaaaatcagcgcaagaagcactgactcagaaggttcaacatgcaacatcagaacatggtctggcaagacatcagaagatggtcaagcagaatcagaacatggtctatggaagcatcagaaggacttgagatcagaagcagaagcactgaagttctcatggtatcacgctaagaagcacttcaaggtcagaagacaagaagatgctctgcaccaagctgtttgactctgatgatattcaaacgttgtttacacaaacatcagatcagaagcaagtacaagatggcaggctacgctgactgacaaaaggaacgttagtagctattaaaggcaacgtcagtagacacagcgaaagcaaggctcaaggtagttgacaaaaaagtgaaacattaaatgcaatgctgtacagatcacgcaaagcattaaatgctcccaacggtcatcttcccaaatgcctataaatagaagttctgatgagaagctgaatataacacttgcacaaatatacagaaacgctgtcaaattcaaaaagctctcaaacttcatcttcaacctcactacattgctgttgtaatatcttagtgagattaagcttaaacttaagagaaaatcacaattgtgataatagctttataagaagcattgtaactctcaaaagaatttgtttacatttatttgtaagaactagagtgatcaggttgttgatcagaatactctagaaagtcttagagggtatctaagaagtttgttcctagagtggtcaggttgtgatcagtatactctagaagacttagaagttgtctaagtggaaaaccattgtaatcttgtgtgattagtggattaaatcctcaggtgaggtaaatcactccaagggggtggactggagtagtttagttaacaacgaaccaggataaaaatcattgtgcaaattgtttttatcttacaagttttaaagctacacttattcaaacccccctttctaagtgtttttctatccttcaattggcatcagagcgccggttctaaggtgcaagcacttaaccgtgtttagaaaagattcaggaagataaAAACGcataagtcaagatggctggtgaagatccaacaaatacatctacatctggctctgctgagcaatacaatggaaatggtaacaatggttatactgaaggatagaaaaacacttagaaagggggggtttgaataagtgtagtctaaaaacttgaacgataaaaacaatttgcacaattatttttatcctggttcgttgttaactaaactactccagtccacccccacagagtgatttacctcacctgaggatttaatccactaatcgcaacagattacaatggttttccacttagcccacgactaagtcttctagagtatcctgatcagaacctgatcactctaggatcaaatgcttagacacaagctaagactttcttagagtatcccgaccaccacgtgatcactctaattacaactgcttagacataagctaagacttcctagagtatcctgatcaacacttgatcactctagttacttacaaattaatgtaaacaaataagagtattacaattgcttctgaaaagctataatcacaatagtgatatttctcttaaagtttaagcttaatctcactaatatattacaacagcaatgtagtgagctttgatgaagatgaagtttctgagctttgagttgaacagcgttttagcaagtttttcaaaataagttcgttcagaatcgttaaccttgcttctcatcagaacttcatatttataggcacttgagaagatgaccgttgggagcatttaatgctttgcgtattccgtacagcattgcatttaatgtttcacgcttttgtcaattacctcgagccttgttcacgctgtgtctactgacgttgcctttaatagcttccaacgttccttttgtcagtcagcgtagcctgccacctgtactttcttctgatatgatgtttgtgtatacaacgtttgaatatcatcagagtcaaacagcttggtgcataacatcttcttgtcttctgaccttgaagtgcttctgagcgtgataccatgagaacttcagtgcttctgcttctgaactcaagttcttctgatgctttcatagacccatgttctgatactgccttaaccatcttctgatgtcttgccagaccatgttctgatgttgcatgctgaaccttctgagtcaaagcttctgagcgctgatttgtgcatactctttatatatttcctgaaaaggaaattgcaatgtattagagtaccacattatctcacacaaaattcatatccttgttatcatcaaaactaacaatattgatcagaacaaatcttgttctaacaatcttcccctttttgatgatgacaaaaacatatataaatgatatgaatttgcgatcagaaagagcagacggctaaagacaatttacacagctatagcataagcatgtgaatatgtctccccctgagattaacaatctccccctgagatgaataatctgtAAACACAAGCTTCTCAATcaaatggttttgatgaagacaacatggaTAACTAACTATCAAGAAAGGATGAGAAAAAAGATTCAAAGAGCATTCAATCCAAGTCTCAATATAGCATCAAGTTTGTTAAAACAACTTTTGAAGACTTTTGGAGTTAAGGTATAAACATGTTATTATCTTGATAAAATAGTGCTCAAAATACATACAATATTGCATAAAGTCACTAAGGTCTTTTTCTAGAAAATCTTGACATTTTAGAAGTCTTAAGAAACAAATTTTTGTATCTTCTTTCAGTGTAACCGGTACGGTtataggcgtaaccggttacggttgtaacaccccactttcccatatcgaaaataaatgaattataaatacgtaaataatcagagtaatacgagtaggatgtcacatcttctaaACAATTCACCATAATATCACTTTATTTAATATTCATTAAAATAGAATATCATATACTGCAGCGGAATTCAAAACAGCTTGTTAATTCTCATGGCACCACTGCCCCAACAAATAAATCATATCCACCAAACATGTGGTCCAACAAAAATGTCAAAATCAAGATACGTAACAATTTAACATTTAACTGAAAGGAAAACAAAACACAGCGTATCCCAACatccccgtgttacgtatcagagcgactcctaagactcgatcaggtAACACTCGAGAATATCCAAGCACTACTCTGGTACCTGGTTATCtgtactcccgaagaagcacagacacaacaacagaagaggggtgagaattacattcaataaatatacGGTGAAATATCACATGGTTAAGGAGTAGTATCTACACCACACACAAACACAATCATAAACAGATTCTCACACCATcaatcacacaacaacatcattacatGACCTTTACAAATAGTCAGATGAATGAAAATGTAACTATCGactctacatgcatgtggtaccaacagagcataagccctcaacagatGCCATTATATTAGAGGCaatcacaaggcataagccttcaacaataccaatacaggccaacaacagggcataagcccccaacgacatatgtatgcaatatggacatccaatcaacacaattcaacaacacaaGGCTTCAGCCTTCAACTCATTGCCATTTAGGCTATCAACCAGCTCAACAATATGCaactataattttattattttgtagttACATTCACAACAGTCAACACAAACTTATCACAATATTTTAGGTCCACAGCATAACTCTTACAGTCTCCCTATGTTTACCTAAGCCCTACAGTCTAAGTAACTCAGAAAGGTATTTATTTCACTCAAGAATCAAGAGAAAATCAcaaaatggaaaattctgcaCACTAGCGTAACCATACGCGTATAgctatcccatacgcgtatgcccCTCACCCATACGCGtcccatacgcgtaccaccagGACCAGTTTTGCACTAAAAattctcccatacgcgtatcactcttccatacgcgtatggcctcccttccatacgcgtaccatacgcgtttcACCAGAAATTATGCTATGCTGGGACagggctgcgtatcatacgcgtatagccccctgggtgtgtccctcatacgcgtatggccccaacccatacgcgtatcatacgcaaactgACAGGAAAACTGCCTGTCAAAGTCTGCACTCGCACCAGTTCGTTCTCACTCGCTTTCATCACTTCCAGTCTGCGATTTCAGGCCTAAAACATCATATTTTCACCTATTAACTCACTCCCTCCCTCTAGATTCATTAACCTATTATGCTACATCAATTTTAACATGATAACAACCCAATTCCTACTCATCAAATTGGACAGTTTTACACTCAGATTCAGTTCTTTTATGAACAACTCAACCAACACCCAACAccacatcataattcatcaatccaaAACAGAATTTTGTCCACAATCATACAATACTCATTAGTCATGAAGAACATcatacaaatcaaatcaattcacacaTCAAGGAAGAAATCAGACATATAAATTATGAAACCTAAAGAGGgaaaggaaccctcactaccctctcatgttgtaatcaccatttagagaacccattctccccccttaccttggaattgagctttgatccttcaacaatggtggagTTCTTCTACCTTTTGCCCTAGCCTTTTTCTCTGTTTCTACGTCCTTCACAATTCTTGTCACACGAAACTATTCCctctaattttctttaattttattaatcTCTCACTAATCCTTAATTTGCTACTGGGCTTACTACACACCCTCCCAATTACTAAGCACTACTTGACCCAAATAACTAATTAGTCATTTTActatttactaattaattattaaactaatacaataaaaattaaaatatcagtTTAAGCACCAAACACACCAAATGACTacgtaataaaataaatatcgaaaatcggggcgttacaactctcccccacttacgatattttcgtcctcgaaaatcttacCTCGTTCAAACAACTCgggataggagtctcgcatcttgctctccatttCCCACGTCATGCTTTCTCCGGTAGTCCCCGTCCAGAATACTTTCACCAACGGGATATCTTTACCTCTAACGGACTTTATCTCACGATCTGTGATCCGAATCGGCATCGTCTCTACTGTAAGGTtctctctcacttgcacatcatccatatgaatcacGTGAGATGGATCTGGAACATACTTCCGAAGctgtgacacatgaaacacatcgtgcagaTTCGACAGGTTAGGCGGTAACGCCACCCTATAAGCGACAGTACCAACTCTCTctgaaatctgataaggaccGATAAATCGTGGAGTCAGCTTCTTTGACTTCAGGGCACGACCAACACCAGTTACAAGCGTGACTCTTAGAAACACATGGTCACCTGATTCAAATTCTAACTccttccttcgcttgtcatgataactcttctgtctACTCTGTGAAGCCTTCATCTTTTCCCGAATCATTTTTACCTTCTCTGTGGTTTCTCGTACAATTtccggtccaagtactacaccTTCGCCAGATTCGTGCCAACATAGCggagttctacacctccgaccatacaacgcttcaaaaggtgccatcccgatactagaatgatgactgttattataagtaaactcgatcaatgGAAGATGAGCGCTCCACGAGCCTCCTTGTTCGAGAACACACGCTCTTAACAGATCCTCTAGAGACTGAATAGTCCTTTCAGTTTGACCAtctgtttgaggatgatacgccgaactcaacctcaacttagaacccaaactttcttgcaagctcttccaaaaatcagaagtgaatctcggatctctatccgacacaatgcaCAAGGGaataccatgcaacttcacaatcactcgGACATAGATCTCAGCTAACTTTGCCACCGGAtacgtgatgttaataggtatgaaatgggCTGATTtggtaagcctatcaacaatcacccatatTGAATCGTGTCCACTTGCAGTATTAGGCAACCCCGTTACAAAAtccatcgaaatgctatcccacttccattctggaatttctaacggttgcatcaaccctgcAGGCTTCTGGTGTTCAATCTTCGATTTttgacaagttaaacaagcatataCAAACCGTGCCACATCTTCTTTCATCCTCGGCCACCAAAATATCTTCtttaagtcttgatacattttagtagctccaggatgaatactcaagttACTTCGATGGCCTTCTTCTAAAATCATCCTTTTCATATCATTGTCATCAGGGATACAGATTCGATTCCGCAATCTCAACACTACTTGCGCGTCCACCTTAAAATCACTCTTCTCGGATTTGCCACAACCAACTATAATGTCCACTATTTTCACATCCAATTTCTGAGCCTCTTTGATACTGCTCAGAAAGTCATTATCAATTTtgagcattcccaacttaacactacgCGGGGTCACTTCACAAATCAAGCTCATATCTCGGAATTGTTCGATCAGTTCTAATTCTTTAACCATCATAGCGGACATGTGCAAGGTCTTCCGGCTTAAGGCATCGGCCACAACATTTGCCTTACCGGGGTGATAATTCAacccgaaatcataatctttcaacagttctaaccaTCTTCGCTGTCTCATGTTCAACTCCTTCTAGTCAAACAGGTATTTCAAACTCCTATGGTCACTatagacttcaaatctagaaccatagagATGATGTCTCCAAATTTTTAGTACGAAAACAACAGCAGCGagttccaaatcatgtgtagggtagttcttttcatgaattctcagttgtctcgacgcataagcaattaccttaccattctgcataagtacaccacctaaacccatcaaagaAGCATCGCAATAAACTTCAAAAGGTTCTCCTGGGTTTGGTAATGTCAAAACCGGGGCTgtcgtcaatctcttcttcaattccACAAAACTTTCTTCACATTGTGCATCCCATATGAACACTTTACCCTTACACGTCAACTTAGTTAATggaagtgccaacttagaaaatccttcaataaaccgtCTGTAGTAaccggctaagcccaagaaactttTAATCTCGGTAGCTGACTTTGGAGTCTCCCATTGTAACACGGCATCTACCTTAGATGGGTCTACAGCAATGCCGCTACCAGATATGACATGTCCtagaaaactgacttctttcaaccaaaattcacacttggacaacttcGCATACAACTTCCTTTCTTTCAACACTTGTAATACCGTCCTCAAATGATCTGAATGCTCTGGCTCTGATTTAGAATATATCAAGATGTCGTCTATGAACACCACGACGAACTGATCTAAATACTCACAGAAGATacggttcatatattccataaatacTCCTGGCGCGTtcgtaacaccaaatggcatcactgaatattcataatgtccatatcTTGTTCTGAATGCTGTCTTCTGTATATCTTCATCTTTGACCTTAATCTGATGGTAGCCCGACCTCAGATCGATCTTGCTAAAAACACTCGCACCCACCaattggtccatcaaatcatctatCCTCGGTAACGGGTATTTATTCTTAATGGttactttattcagttgtctataatctaCGCAAAGTCTCATGCTTCCGTCCTTTTTCTTCACTAAcagcactggagctccccacggcgatacacttggTCTGACAAATTTCTTCTCCAGTAAGTCTTCTAATTGCTTCTTTAATTCCGTCAACTCAGATGcggacatcctgtacggtgccatagaaacaggtctggtaccaggtacaagatcaatcgtaAACTCAATTCCTCTTTCTGGCGGCACATCGGGAATCTCATCGGGAAAAACTTCGgggaattcacatactaccggtagcTCATCGATGATGTTCTGATTCTCGATTGACAATGTTGCCATCAACGAGAACATCTCTACCTCTTCCTTCAGCAATTGTCGTACCTGCTTAGACGACACTAagccagcttcttcttcttcggCAGTCTTGTTATAACAATTGATGTGAGCATAGTTatattctaaccagttcattcccaaaaTTACGTCTAGCCCGGCCAACGGTAAACATACTAAATCAACAGCAAAGTCCCTGTCGAAGATCGACAACGGACATTTCAAACAAATAAGAGATGTAGTCACAGATCCTTTAGCTGGAACCTCAACTACCATCTCGCCATTCATCGAAGATAGCACAAGACCCAACTTTTCAACACATTCagcagcaataaaacaatgagtagcaccagtatcgataatagtaattaaaggcatACTATTGATGAAGCAAGTACCTCTAATGAGTCTGTCCTCAGTGCTTGTCTGAGTACCAGCCAATGCGAataccttaccaccagcttgtgcCTTCTTGGGTTTCTGACATTGACTTCCAATGTGTCCTTCTTCACCGCAATTAAAACAAACCACTTCTTTATGTCTACATTCAGACATCATATGACCAGTCTTGCCACAACGGAAACACTTCTTAACGTCATCAGTGCAGTAAGTACTCTTATGACCAGCCTTCCCACACTTAAAACACACAATCGGAGCAGGAGCACCCCCCCCACTTGTTCTCTGGCCCGGAGCAGCTCTTTGTTTGCCCTTGCCAGCTGGAGTGTCATAAGgcttgtgtggtgtcgttttctttacctccccgtttcacttgggaggacggcacgctaaacccttcacgcgaaatttggaaggagaatgcgcccgtggtgggatgaattttatttcagttcttcctacgatatcacacgaactttcttattggtcctacgagtaggaaagggaaaaaaagatctcaactaaaccctaggagtttgccaagtgtggggatttcacctagactagaaattctggagtccggggggtcggttatacatagggaagtgtttaaacaccctacatatctgtagtactctacaggaaccttctctgtgtcattgtgattgtgtttgctgctaatgattgggaaagtttctcctttgtgttaggagagagaattgaattgattaaagaaagacagacagatagacagactgactatttttggtattttattagctcgctgagattccttgtgaacctcatgcctacatatccctagtggaagtcagagcttaatgtagttcggggaactaactagggaaattacttgtttttggtgccttgcttgaagctcaaggttgaagcttggaattaaatctctgtttacagtaaatagacatgaaatcatctttacagagaggtatttgtactattctaccacaaacatttaaaagtgacagaaaagctaaaaaatgatgtttcattaagaggggagtctacttggttgatcaagtatgacaaccATCGTGCctttaaaatgaaagaaagatgctcatccaaattagggaaagtgtacaagtctggggatgtgccagagcatgtctttcagagtcctaaatgggagactttgaatgaaattgaaattgaaatgtttgtttgtttgaatgtggtagagtagtaaaaatatctctctatagagatacgctatgtctatttactatatgaaagatttgactttagctggcttgaatgaggcccaagcttgaggctttttgattgatttttattgacttattgaaatgataactctactggggagtatttaaactaaggagtttttggtgttctgtacgaagcccagaattgaggctgactctacttagggagactctatttggggagattatctcctaagagaatgaatctttgatttttgaaagactgattttggaggctaaccctttccaggggttttgactcagctggagaaattgtctgttaaaagactgactttatcatgttttttggaggctgaccctttccaggggtcgtgactctttttgattaattgacttttttttgattaattgactttggaggctaaccctttccaggggtttttattgaaatgatggattgatttggaggctaaccctttccaggggtttttattgaaatgatggattgatttggaagctaaccctttccaggggttttgactcttttggtgaatggcagaaagattatctagtggagacttcttgtttaaagcccaagatgaaggctgactcatgctgaggataagcaaatatggatcctagactctgctaaggaagattgatgaagataagggtgacagagactgtccatgtctctcattccaaaaggtgtactcaatgcaaaattgagacaaacttggcttgttaaaagtctggtttaaattggaagaaaactcaccagggtaggctaaaaggtgactaaagacctgttcctatgtttataaaaaacctgatgggtccttgtatacaagctcaagaggaagctggaaatgcttttaagaagcctgtgggtccttgtacaaagcccaagaggaggctaatcgagggtccttgttatagcacaagagaaagctatgtagttttgaacttattttggctctaagcaaatgggtaagaggtttcaccgggaataattcctctttgggtggatgtgtcctatatttttggattctagggtttttgccaagatgtttcaccgggaataattcatcttgggggtttgaactacagatctctaattaggaaagagccttcaccgggaagacattctcaatcctaggtcatattcctataatatatatatatatatagtttaactgtcctagggtttatactcaaacgtagttctaaactaatatatatgcacagtttatatttgacagtaatttaaataaagactgtaaattgaaagcttgtaaagcctaacctggatggagtggaggcctttgaagaagtatgtacagagccttaacagtaatttttgttgttttgttgataacagttgaatatttattataaacagttaatggtttttgaaaacagaagaagtgaagatggacaaaggtcacataggtatctgaagagtttcaccgggaataatgcccttcaaataccagaagaatgttttgaaaacagaaagaagattttgaaaatacagttttgaaaacaagctaagaagagaaggtgtttgggacttacactctattagaggcccagtactttatagtactggtgtaaaattagttttgaaaatgatttgaaataatataaggttttgttgtttgaaaaccttaattattcgatttattcggagattgaaaacagttttgaaaattgacagaaagtcaacttaattaaggtaaagaaaaaagatctatgcctaattaagacctaaataatcagggttttatcataaactttattcacaaaaataattaggttaaaacaaaatgaatatatgcatttaaagtatttaagaaaacacttaaaacatactattttaaacctaataaaaatatatgaaataaataatatttttatgatttttttgattattcataaaatagatatattaaataacaagtgtgtgaaaaatgaagtgaaaatgatttaatttgataggttaattaattgtgtaaagttgtgaagaaatcaaaatgggaaaagtgataaaaaaataaggttttgtcacctagagggattgaactcacgccctccaagtcacacacccaaaaccaaaccactgggccagcgcgcgcatggtgatagcaaactgactcctttgcaactcatatattattcaagtgtatagaagcaaaaagaaaataaaatcaaaaggtctggggcgagggggattcgaaccccagaccttgggcacgcgcaacacacaaacactctttaccactgggctatcacgttttagtcgtttatgaaacaggtatcattcaaaataaaataaactcaaccctgaatttgaaatttgcgcgccaccaccattgtcatcttcaacctcaagttctcagattttgaatttatgaacttgctcatttctcaaccatttgcaaagatgtaaagatgaaacttattctaaattcactcacgattctaaatatgtaactaacataaatttatatcaactatatctaactaatttaccagaaatcgtgaagaaccctaaattttgaaaatcaaattaaatgactatactgaaagataaatgaatgatgatagagggttttcaatcctctgatgatgcttaacaagatagaatcgagctttatcacaaagagtgcttaaattaaagaggtagagttcagaaacttacctctgaaaatggaggtcgtgaggatgatagagagcacctgggcttgtatgaatgatcccaaaagcttccttgtggttcagtgatgctaactgaatgcttgttgtaacctcaatcctcctgaattgttctatggacctccaactgcaactgctccaaagtgagagcaacaatggtgttcctccacttacagaagtgatccaggtgcttggatcacctcaaatgacctcccttgagatgttagaatgcttactttccaaagatgagctctggtttgaagaaaacgattcttcttgccaaagaactttgaaaaacaataagcatgagaagagaaagag of the Vicia villosa cultivar HV-30 ecotype Madison, WI unplaced genomic scaffold, Vvil1.0 ctg.000286F_1_1, whole genome shotgun sequence genome contains:
- the LOC131626411 gene encoding uncharacterized protein LOC131626411 → MAGRNDAVIAAALEAMAQALEHQPNAGENAGSRSLANFQRENPPVFKGKHDPDGALEWLKEIERIFRVMDCTQAQKVRYDIKKWFVLIAVKKDTLEVNVRNPRRHKLVVRYSHWLVLRQALRTDSLELGLVLSSMNGEMVVEVPAKGSVTTSLICLKCPLSIFDRDFAVDLVCLPLAGLDVILGMNWLEYNYAHINCYNKTAEEEEAGLVSSKQVRQLLKEEVEMFSLMATLSIENQNIIDELPVVCEFPEVFPDEIPDVPPERGIEMSASELTELKKQLEDLLEKKFVRPSVSPWGAPVLLVKKKDGSMRLCVDYRQLNKVTIKNKYPLPRIDDLMDQLVGASVFSKIDLRSGYHQIKVKDEDIQKTAFRTRYGHYEYSVMPFGVTNAPGVFMEYMNRIFCEYLDQFVVVFIDDILIYSKSEPEHSDHLRTVLQVLKERKLYAKLSKCEFWLKEVSFLGHVISGSGIAVDPSKVDAVLQWETPKSATEIKSFLGLAGYYRRFIEGFSKLALPLTKLTCKGKVFIWDAQCEESFVELKKRLTTAPVLTLPNPGEPFEVYCDASLMGLGGKELNMRQRRWLELLKDYDFGLNYHPGKANVVADALSRKTLHMSAMMVKELELIEQFRDMSLICEVTPRSVKLGMLKIDNDFLSSIKEAQKLDVKIVDIIVGCGKSEKSDFKVDAQVVLRLRNRICIPDDNDMKRMILEEGHRSNLSIHPGATKMYQDLKKIFWWPRMKEDVARLTKSAHFIPINITYPVAKLAEIYVRVIVKLHGVVLGPEIVRETTEKVKMIREKMKASQSRQKSYHDKRRKELEFESGDHVFLRVTLVTGVGRALKSKKLTPRFIGPYQISERVGTVAYRVALPPNLSNLHDVFHVSQLRKYVPDPSHVIHMDDVQVRENLTVETMPIRITDREIKSVRGKDIPLVKVFWTGTTGESMTWEMESKMRDSYPELFERV